The following proteins come from a genomic window of Drosophila sulfurigaster albostrigata strain 15112-1811.04 chromosome X, ASM2355843v2, whole genome shotgun sequence:
- the LOC133847618 gene encoding zinc finger CCCH domain-containing protein 13 isoform X2: protein MALSKTSKSKAGAKDEQNELVGYEPKDDDDGNNEAATATPTDCDTEAITKEEEWITKRKTELTTTRQIETRVKRQVKLQDGKVIEDSGPIVSTNTTEDTDKQETETTEKRDLGLPDELDGNAQLIDAAALEASAVNESQLAQLQESFGVGGEGGAGQGGKLVKRMVPRPVDGLVRQVDDKRVISHEEIKDYHETQDVRHLGDFTDETYVKAVREGVKDLEAVLCSPESQQQLVALGPQLVANTSASRKTIDSEDTQKRCLAQEDGTLVTESKRTTEHELILEGDEAEDEQEATGNAQLSTKAQNATVTASQRYFKQRDEQHVDLLDSDGKLVATEMRYAAETTQMDKDGSLERPGDWDSLSDRMRKLRRTQQQQQQKEVALLADRKDALTKRPLDFDREEETRKGETMKWLESHFGSESTASNDSRDDEATRDVDADVEPTKKSYFNVTIKSQSQLPVGGHNATVPLTHTLPRSAERERERERERDRERERERDRERERERERLPSTLDRKYLKDPGLAGRGGKFYQGISNWAERQEPASNVNHFSSQAFREDLQETIRRNGLKKKLSGGGGAPPDVVAATANDSYVSREDILQQKRQSLSSQFLARSTRGSRDALDDLDAIPGLGLGPAPGPAAGRVPVAATYAPRAVEEPSHKRVAYGHAHGHGRSSSNPIINGHAPSNNNNNNVGRGKSYERGSEQFAPSSSSNSNLGRPTVPQRRRAIEKKLGELQHGSKVVGTSTTGAQLEPPPDYSPPPRSRSRSSSPQVDYVVNRVRPPVAPQLEPPSGVTMTLNRKQQQRTRFAPTSSYPPAVAAVAPVPTAASSLNGMRPTAASTSNLSTLSASKPSKMGQVIGNSLRKLVSKIRSASAERKFRMKSAASKSREQSPAGGNRGGLGEPGAPNGAAVNQTTYQQYNVIDGHIGGVGTNGLMRHSSNESDGSLSDQQRQRQPLKQETALRGRSADPQLQQQQSQEQLISPRQRYYLGEDPYSSTLYGKENIYERHGSAAQAQGRARQRSLEPRYEQQQLQREREREREREREREREREREREQEDEDDYYESRALPVSSTTHTLGRYQKHSQRFSGSTPNLNAQQDYRSAQTLPRKLHESGHQMQRQQQQQQPRYNQTTTLEKSNRGIYSVAPAPMRPQQQSQQQQQQQLDAAIQGPAKPARTYAKVLNRSKSFNVHGMNGSNDPSPIYIEKLTRNNYSNGYASSGRQLPPATQFQQQQPQQSEAYKSNPHLFSSGKDNSLKSGLKSPSIVNLISRSQKDLSKITANDEDLYQEDRKREREQQQQLYMRAPDLYRVMHGGVEEDYARSPKYALQAKYSLDSRSPPAVELNKDTASIVRQQQQQHPQHHPQQLRRGSGATIIELRNRK, encoded by the exons aGGAATGGATAACGAAGCGAAAAACCGAGCTAACGACAACGAGACAAATCGAGACACGGGTGAAGCGACAGGTGAAGCTGCAGGATGGCAAAGTGATCGAGGACTCCGGTCCGATAGTGTCCACCAACACGACCGAGGACACAGACAAGCAGGAAACAGAGACAACGGAG aaGCGGGACTTGGGACTGCCAGATGAGTTGGATGGGAACGCACAGCTGATTGATGCAGCTGCGCTGGAAGCGAGCGCCGTCAACGAATCGCAGCTGGCTCAGCTGCAGGAATCGTTTGGCGTGGGCGGTGAAGGCGGGGCGGGGCAAGGTGGGAAGCTGGTGAAGCGCATGGTGCCGCGTCCAGTCGATGGGCTGGTGCGCCAGGTCGACGACAAGCGCGTCATATCGCATGAGGAGATCAAGGACTATCACGAGACGCAGGATGTGAGGCACCTGGGCGACTTTACCGATGAG ACGTACGTGAAGGCAGTGCGCGAGGGTGTCAAGGATCTAGAGGCGGTGCTCTGCTCCCCGGAGAGTCAGCAGCAATTGGTGGCGCTCGGACCGCAGTTGGTGGCGAACACAAGTGCGTCGCGCAAAACCATCGACTCGGAGGACACACAAAAACGTTGTCTGGCCCAAGAGGACGGCACTTTGGTAACGGAGAGCAAACGCACCACCGAACACGAGCTCATACTTGAAGGCGACGAAGCGGAAGACGAACAGGAAGCAACGGGCAATGCACAGTTGAGCACAAAGGCACAAAACGCGACGGTGACAGCGAGCCAAAGGTATTTCAAGCAACGCGACGAGCAGCATGTCGATCTGCTAGACAGCGACGGCAAACTGGTGGCCACCGAGATGCGCTACGCGGCGGAGACAACGCAAATGGACAAGGATGGCTCGCTGGAGCGTCCGGGCGACTGGGACAGTCTCTCCGATCGCATGCGCAAGCTGCGACGcacccagcaacagcaacaacagaagg AGGTGGCACTGCTGGCGGATCGCAAAGATGCGCTGACCAAGCGACCCCTGGACTTTGATCGCGAGGAGGAGACGCGCAAGGGCGAGACCATGAAATGGCTGGAGTCGCACTTTGGCAGCGAGTCGACAGCATCGAACGATTCCCGCGATGACGAGGCAACGCGGGACGTGGACGCGGATGTGGAGCCCACGAAGAAGAGCTACTTCAATGTGACGATCAAGTCGCAGAGTCAACTGCCAGTGGGCGGTCACAATGCAACTGTGCCGCTCACCCACACTTTGCCACGCAGCGCCGAACGAGAACGGGAGCGCGAAAGGGAACGCGATCGGGAGCGGGAGAGGGAGCGCGATAGAGAGCGAGAACGCGAAAGGGAACGCTTGCCCAGTACACTCGATCGCAAGTATCTGAAGGATCCCGGGTTGGCGGGACGAGGCGGGAAGTTCTATCAGGGCATCTCGAACTGGGCGGAACGTCAGGAACCCGCCTCGAATGTCAATCACTTTTCGTCGCAGGCATTTCGTGAGGATCTCCAGGAGACCATACGTCGCAACGGGCTGAAGAAGAAGCTGAGTGGAGGAGGTGGAGCTCCGCCCGATGTGGTGGCAGCCACAGCGAACGATAGCTATGTGAGTCGTGAGGATATACTGCAGCAGAAGCGTCAGAGCTTGTCCTCGCAATTCCTGGCGCGTTCCACACGCGGCTCACGCGATGCCCTCGACGATTTGGATGCCATACCGGGTCTGGGACTCGGCCCAGCCCCAGGACCCGCAGCTGGTCGCGTTCCCGTTGCGGCTACTTATGCTCCGCGAGCTGTTGAGGAGCCCTCGCATAAGCGTGTTGCCTACGGACATGCACACGGACACGGacgtagcagcagcaatcccATCATCAATGGCCATGCACCgtccaataacaacaacaacaatgtgggACGGGGAAAGAGCTACGAGCGGGGCAGCGAACAGTTTGcgccgagcagcagcagcaacagcaatctgGGGCGACCCACAGTGCCGCAGCGTCGACGTGCCATCGAAAAGAAGCTCGGAGAGCTGCAGCATGGCTCGAAGGTTGTGGGAACGTCCACAACGGGAGCACAGTTGGAACCACCGCCGGATTATTCGCCGCCACCGCGCAGTCGTAGTCGGAGCTCTTCGCCGCAGGTGGATTATGTGGTAAACCGCGTCAGGCCGCCGGTTGCACCGCAGCTGGAACCGCCGTCTGGTGTGACCATGACACTGAAtcgcaagcaacagcaacgcacaCGCTTTGCACCCACCTCCAGCTATCCGCCTGCCGTCGCCGCCGTTGCACCGGTCCCGACAGCGGCCTCCTCGTTGAATGGCATGCGACCGACGGCGGCCTCTACGTCGAATCTGTCCACGCTGAGTGCCAGCAAACCGAGCAAAATGGGTCAGGTGATTGGCAACTCGTTGCGCAAGCTGGTGAGCAAAATCCGCTCGGCGAGTGCTGAGCGCAAGTTCCGCATGAAGTCTGCGGCCAGCAAGTCCCGCGAACAATCCCCGGCAGGCGGCAATCGTGGCGGGTTGGGAGAACCGGGCGCGCCCAACGGAGCAGCGGTTAATCAGACAACCTATCAGCAGTACAATGTGATCGACGGACACATCGGTGGTGTGGGCACGAACGGATTGATGCgtcacagcagcaacgaaTCGGATGGATCGTTGAGCGatcagcagcgacagcgacagccgCTCAAGCAGGAGACAGCGCTGCGTGGCCGCTCGGCAGATCCGcaactccagcagcagcagtcgcaggAGCAATTGATAAGTCCGCGACAGCGTTACTATCTCGGTGAGGATCCCTACTCGAGCACGCTGTATGGCAAGGAGAACATCTACGAGCGCCATGGGAGTGCAGCTCAGGCGCAGGGACGCGCTCGCCAACGCTCCCTCGAGCCGCGCtacgagcaacagcagctacagcGGGAAAGGGaacgagagagggagagggaacgCGAAAGGGAACGAGAGCGCGAACGTGAGCGAGAGcaggaggatgaggatgatTACTACGAGTCGCGAGCGTTGCCAGTGAGCTCGACAACGCATACGCTGGGACGCTATCAGAAGCACAGTCAACGCTTCAGCGGCTCCACACCGAACCTGAATGCGCAACAGGATTATCGCTCGGCTCAGACGTTGCCGAGGAAGCTGCACGAGTCGGGACACCAAatgcaacgacagcagcagcagcaacagccgcgCTACAATCAAACCACAACGCTGGAGAAGAGCAATCGTGGCATCTACAGCGTAGCACCGGCTCCAATGCGACCACAGCAacagtcacagcagcagcaacagcaacagctcgaTGCGGCGATTCAGGGACCTGCTAAGCCGGCGCGGACTTATGCCAAAGTGCTGAATCGCAGCAAGAGCTTCAATGTGCACGGCATGAATGGCAGCAACGATCCTAGTCCCATTTACATCGAGAAGCTGACGAGGAACAACTATAGCAATGGCTACGCCAGCAGCGGACGCCAGTTGCCCCCTGCAACGCAgttccaacagcagcaaccgcaacaaTCGGAAGCGTACAAATCGAATCCGCATCTCTTTTCCAGCGGCAAGGATAATTCACTGAAGAGTGGCCTCAAAAGTCCCTCGATTGTGAATCTGATCAGTCGCAGTCAAAAGGATCTGAGCAAAATCACCGCCAACGATGAGGATCTCTATCAGGAGGACAGAAAACGCGAGCgcgagcaacagcaacaactttatATGCGGGCTCCCGATCTCTATCGTGTGATGCATGGCGGGGTTGAGGAGGATTACGCTCGATCACCCAAGTATGCGTTGCAGGCAAAGTATTCCCTGGACTCGCGCTCTCCCCCAGCCGTTGAGCTCAACAAGGACACGGCGAGCATTgtgcggcaacagcagcagcagcatccacagCATCATCCACAGCAGTTGCGACGCGGCTCTGGCGCCACCATCATCGAGCTGCGCAATCGCAAGTGA